A single bacterium DNA region contains:
- a CDS encoding glycosyltransferase family 2 protein, whose protein sequence is MQNRQMLDTADRPYDLSVIIPYYNERESLPILYNELLAVLTPTKLTYEIVIVDDGSDDGSESLLRDLAQKDHRIKVVRFTRNFGQTAAMAAGFAFARGRIYVPMDADNQNDPADIPKLLAKLDEGFDVVSGWRKNRKDAMLTRKLPSKIANWLLSVVTGVKLMDYGCSLKAYRAEYIDTIDLYGEMHRFIPAYAHMAGAKVAEMEVNHRPRLKGKSKYGLVRIFKVLMDLITVKFLLSYARKPGYLFGGVGSVLCVLGLASALEVIVEKMWVGTFAHKNPFLILAVFLFFIGVQLVMMGLIAELLVRTYHESQGKPIYLVKESININP, encoded by the coding sequence ATGCAGAACAGGCAGATGCTGGACACCGCAGACCGGCCATACGATCTCTCGGTCATCATTCCCTATTATAATGAAAGGGAGAGTCTGCCCATCCTCTATAATGAGCTCCTGGCGGTCCTTACGCCCACGAAACTCACCTACGAGATAGTGATAGTGGACGATGGTTCCGACGACGGCAGCGAATCACTCCTCCGTGACCTCGCGCAAAAGGACCACAGGATAAAGGTGGTGCGGTTCACGCGCAATTTCGGGCAGACGGCTGCGATGGCCGCGGGGTTCGCGTTCGCCAGAGGCCGCATCTATGTGCCGATGGACGCCGACAACCAGAACGACCCTGCCGACATACCGAAGCTGCTTGCGAAGCTGGATGAGGGGTTCGACGTGGTGTCCGGATGGCGGAAGAATCGCAAGGATGCGATGCTCACGCGCAAACTGCCCTCGAAGATCGCGAACTGGCTGCTCTCCGTGGTGACCGGCGTCAAGCTCATGGACTACGGCTGCTCGCTCAAGGCGTACCGCGCTGAGTACATCGACACGATCGATCTATACGGCGAGATGCATCGCTTCATACCCGCGTACGCCCACATGGCCGGGGCAAAGGTAGCCGAGATGGAGGTGAACCACAGGCCTCGCCTGAAGGGAAAGTCGAAGTACGGGCTAGTCAGGATATTCAAGGTCCTCATGGACCTCATCACAGTCAAATTCCTGCTCAGCTATGCCAGGAAGCCGGGCTATCTTTTCGGCGGCGTGGGATCGGTCCTGTGCGTGCTCGGCCTGGCCTCGGCCCTCGAGGTCATAGTGGAGAAGATGTGGGTAGGGACGTTCGCGCACAAAAATCCGTTTCTGATCCTCGCCGTCTTTCTCTTCTTCATCGGGGTCCAGCTCGTCATGATGGGCCTGATAGCGGAGCTTTTGGTTAGGACCTATCACGAGTCGCAGGGCAAACCGATCTACCTTGTGAAAGAGAGCATAAACATCAACCCCTGA
- the asnB gene encoding asparagine synthase (glutamine-hydrolyzing), with product MCGICGIIYDDPSRPVEREVLVRMNRTMSHRGPDDEGYYIADGAGLAMRRLAIIDVDGGRQPVMSEKGDVIALENGEIYNFEELRRELLSKGHLFKSRTDSEVIPHLYEEEGEGLPKRLNGMFGIAVWDSSKRVLLLARDRMGEKPLYWTKRDGALIFASELKAILAYGKGWRPDRCAIQMYLAHEYVPAPHTIFEGVSKLEAGEMLLLKGGVLELRRYWSVPLGQERNDISETEAREKLLRLLSNSVKQRLVSDVPLGVFLSGGVDSSTILAMMARHMRPGDIKTFSISFSERSFDESHHARRVAGHFGTDHHEELCSPDSLIEILPKVTELLDEPFADPSIIPTYALSRFTREHVTVALGGDGGDELFAGYPTFQAERAANWYLKLPRAMRRSLVDPLARALTVSDENMSRHFLARQFLKGVERKDASRHPIWMGAFSDDELSELMIGGLACDVYSVEKRLYEEAFGSRGGNDLLYCYMRTYLAEDIFTKVDRASMGVSLETRAPFMAPEVVEFVSRLPYSMKLRGFRMKHLLKDAVSDLLPRGIAARPKKGFGVPIAKWVKGPLREMTLDLLSQGRMKREGFFDPEVVEGIVGDHFAGRADNRKKIWTLLMFQRWMERWGNA from the coding sequence ATGTGCGGAATCTGCGGCATAATCTACGATGATCCGTCGCGTCCTGTGGAGCGAGAGGTCCTGGTGCGGATGAACCGCACCATGTCGCACCGCGGTCCTGACGATGAAGGCTATTACATCGCGGATGGCGCCGGTTTGGCCATGCGCAGGCTCGCGATCATCGACGTGGACGGGGGCAGACAGCCTGTGATGTCGGAGAAGGGGGACGTGATCGCGCTCGAGAACGGCGAGATATACAACTTCGAGGAGCTCAGGAGGGAGCTCCTCTCAAAAGGCCATCTCTTCAAGTCGCGCACGGACAGCGAGGTGATACCGCACCTTTACGAGGAGGAGGGCGAGGGGCTGCCGAAGAGGCTGAACGGCATGTTCGGCATCGCCGTGTGGGACTCATCAAAAAGGGTGCTCCTGCTGGCCCGGGACAGGATGGGCGAGAAGCCGCTCTACTGGACGAAGAGGGACGGCGCGCTGATATTCGCTTCAGAGCTCAAGGCGATACTCGCTTACGGGAAAGGCTGGCGGCCCGATCGCTGCGCGATACAGATGTACCTGGCGCATGAATACGTGCCTGCCCCTCACACAATCTTCGAGGGCGTGTCCAAGCTCGAGGCCGGCGAGATGCTCCTCCTCAAAGGCGGCGTGCTTGAGCTTCGGAGGTATTGGAGCGTCCCGCTGGGGCAGGAGAGGAACGACATCTCGGAGACGGAGGCCAGGGAGAAACTTCTCCGGCTTCTGTCCAACTCCGTGAAACAGAGGCTTGTGAGCGATGTTCCCCTGGGCGTGTTCCTGTCGGGCGGAGTGGACTCTTCGACGATACTGGCGATGATGGCGCGCCACATGCGCCCCGGCGACATCAAGACGTTCTCGATCTCGTTCTCTGAGAGATCCTTCGACGAGTCGCACCATGCGAGGAGGGTGGCCGGGCATTTCGGCACGGACCACCATGAGGAGCTGTGCAGTCCCGACTCGCTGATCGAGATCCTTCCCAAGGTGACGGAACTGTTGGACGAGCCGTTCGCTGACCCGTCCATAATCCCCACCTACGCCCTCTCGCGTTTCACCAGGGAGCACGTCACCGTGGCTCTCGGCGGCGACGGCGGAGACGAATTGTTTGCGGGATACCCCACCTTTCAAGCGGAGCGCGCCGCGAACTGGTATCTCAAGCTGCCCAGGGCTATGAGGAGATCGCTCGTCGATCCTCTCGCCCGCGCGCTGACGGTATCGGACGAAAACATGAGCCGTCATTTCCTGGCGAGACAGTTTCTCAAGGGCGTCGAGCGCAAGGATGCGTCGAGGCATCCGATATGGATGGGAGCTTTCTCGGACGATGAGCTGTCCGAGCTCATGATAGGGGGTCTTGCCTGCGACGTCTATTCGGTCGAGAAACGCCTCTATGAAGAGGCTTTCGGATCGCGGGGCGGCAACGACCTGCTGTATTGTTACATGAGGACTTACCTCGCGGAGGACATATTCACCAAGGTGGATCGCGCTTCCATGGGCGTTTCGCTCGAGACCAGGGCGCCCTTCATGGCCCCCGAGGTGGTTGAGTTTGTCTCGAGGTTGCCGTACAGCATGAAGCTCCGCGGCTTTCGGATGAAACACCTGCTCAAGGACGCGGTCAGCGATCTCCTTCCGCGCGGCATAGCGGCAAGGCCCAAGAAAGGCTTCGGGGTGCCGATCGCGAAGTGGGTCAAGGGTCCCCTGAGGGAGATGACCCTGGATCTCCTCTCGCAGGGCAGGATGAAGAGGGAGGGGTTCTTCGATCCTGAGGTTGTGGAGGGGATCGTCGGCGATCACTTCGCCGGTAGGGCCGATAACCGCAAGAAGATCTGGACCCTCCTCATGTTCCAGAGATGGATGGAAAGGTGGGGCAATGCCTGA